The Candidatus Saccharibacteria bacterium genome has a segment encoding these proteins:
- a CDS encoding F0F1 ATP synthase subunit beta, with product MSAGTIRSIKGLMVEVEFVDEMPNLYELLEADCDTKPPLQVRSFTSQTVAVCLNLKGDKALYKGMAAKRTMKGIEVPVGMHTLGRIFNALGQPMDDGPEVDMTETRPIYGATGKSGEAGIQKPEILITGIKVLDFFTPFVKGRKIGIVGGAGVGKTVLTMEMINNVSKSGSGLAMFAGIGERIREGHELYETLKERKLLQNTAMYFGQMNENPGMRSLIATAAVTLAEYFRDEEKKDILFFADNIYRYVQARNELSTILGQVPSQGGYQSTIYSDIKSLQDRLSSNSNGSITAVQTIYVPADDISDPAVQMISHELDSVIVLSRKVAEQGIRPAVDIIRTNSSLLSPDIVGERHYQLAGRVKAILQKYESLKNIIAIIGENELSAGDRADYNKAKKLIEFFTQDFFVTESLNGRKGQFFELDQTLQGIEEIVV from the coding sequence ATGAGTGCAGGCACGATTAGATCTATTAAAGGCTTAATGGTAGAAGTCGAATTTGTCGATGAAATGCCGAATTTGTACGAACTTCTAGAAGCCGACTGCGACACAAAACCACCACTACAAGTCAGGTCATTTACAAGCCAAACCGTGGCGGTCTGCTTGAATCTTAAAGGCGACAAAGCCTTGTATAAAGGCATGGCGGCCAAACGAACCATGAAAGGCATTGAAGTGCCGGTTGGAATGCACACCTTGGGGCGGATATTTAACGCCCTCGGTCAACCGATGGACGACGGCCCAGAAGTCGACATGACCGAAACACGCCCTATTTACGGAGCTACTGGGAAGTCGGGTGAAGCTGGTATCCAAAAACCAGAAATCTTAATCACCGGTATTAAGGTGCTTGATTTCTTTACCCCATTCGTTAAAGGACGAAAAATTGGTATTGTCGGTGGTGCCGGTGTTGGGAAGACGGTCCTTACCATGGAGATGATTAACAACGTGTCGAAGTCTGGCTCTGGCTTGGCGATGTTCGCCGGTATAGGTGAGCGTATTCGTGAGGGTCACGAGTTGTATGAAACCCTAAAAGAACGAAAACTACTGCAAAATACCGCCATGTACTTCGGGCAAATGAACGAGAACCCGGGTATGCGGTCATTGATCGCCACCGCCGCTGTGACTTTGGCTGAGTATTTCCGCGACGAGGAGAAAAAAGACATTCTGTTTTTTGCGGACAACATTTACCGGTATGTGCAGGCTCGAAACGAGCTATCAACCATTTTGGGGCAGGTGCCGAGCCAAGGTGGCTACCAGTCCACCATTTATTCTGACATTAAATCACTGCAAGACCGTTTGAGCTCTAACAGCAACGGATCAATCACCGCTGTACAAACTATTTACGTTCCAGCTGACGATATTTCTGACCCAGCGGTACAGATGATCAGTCACGAGTTGGACAGCGTTATTGTGCTAAGTCGTAAAGTTGCCGAACAAGGCATACGCCCTGCGGTAGACATTATTCGAACCAACTCATCGCTACTGTCACCAGACATTGTTGGTGAGCGTCACTATCAGCTAGCTGGGCGAGTGAAAGCCATTCTGCAAAAGTATGAATCGTTGAAAAACATTATTGCCATCATCGGTGAAAACGAACTGAGTGCCGGTGACAGAGCTGACTATAATAAAGCCAAGAAACTAATCGAATTCTTTACTCAAGATTTTTTTGTTACCGAAAGTTTAAACGGACGAAAAGGACAGTTTTTTGAGCTCGACCAAACCTTACAAGGGATTGAAGAAATAGTAGTCTAG
- a CDS encoding sodium-transporting two-sector ATPase, with protein MSDKHFKNLVERQKVLGEVIAVEDFLVRAKGLQPIQLNALVMFEDGSKGLVREVRTDHVVLLHLGTNPVKPGMSVVLQHHELVAKIGKDFIGRVVSPTGQPLDGKEAIAPDGVWPVFREAPPLIKRQELADPLETGVTLVDTLFPVVLGQRIAILGDSKSGKSTFLSQIAINQKNTDRIVVLALVAKRKAEIDALLQKLEEQGAMENVIVVVSTIFDSLVTSYLTPYVACAMAEHLWLEENRDVIIMYDDLTTHAQIYREISLLSGVSPGRDSYPGDMFFAHSSLLERAGRVASNGKTLSSIPVVLVPGGDATAYLPTNIMSITDGQIIFDLDIFRSGIKPAVNTGLSVSRVGGLGQTKNHKTLATVALKRLAAYHQAAEFAHFGSELALEAQSDLEMGKRITELFTQGINDAYSLMAQEIMLDIVLNTDTKTLLDINDLKKLANEKASQATDEASYKKIIEEISKAVVVEVKK; from the coding sequence ATGAGCGACAAACACTTTAAAAATTTAGTCGAGCGTCAAAAGGTCCTGGGTGAAGTTATAGCTGTTGAGGATTTTTTGGTTCGTGCAAAAGGGTTACAGCCAATTCAATTGAATGCGCTGGTTATGTTTGAAGATGGCAGCAAAGGCTTGGTACGCGAAGTGCGAACCGATCACGTTGTGCTGTTGCATCTTGGTACTAATCCAGTCAAACCAGGTATGTCGGTGGTGCTACAGCACCATGAGCTTGTCGCAAAAATTGGTAAGGATTTTATTGGACGAGTGGTCTCGCCAACTGGTCAGCCACTTGATGGTAAAGAAGCCATTGCACCAGACGGAGTCTGGCCGGTGTTTCGGGAAGCACCGCCACTTATTAAGCGTCAAGAACTAGCCGATCCGCTTGAAACTGGCGTGACTTTAGTTGACACGCTATTCCCAGTGGTGCTTGGTCAGCGTATTGCAATTTTGGGTGACAGCAAGTCTGGTAAGTCGACTTTTTTGTCGCAAATTGCGATAAACCAAAAAAACACTGATCGAATTGTAGTGTTAGCGCTAGTCGCAAAGCGAAAAGCCGAAATTGACGCACTGCTACAAAAACTCGAAGAGCAAGGTGCAATGGAGAACGTCATCGTTGTTGTGTCGACTATTTTTGATTCATTAGTCACCTCGTATCTAACCCCCTATGTGGCGTGTGCTATGGCCGAACACTTATGGCTGGAAGAAAACCGCGACGTCATAATTATGTATGATGACCTCACTACTCATGCGCAAATATATCGAGAAATTTCACTGTTGTCCGGTGTTAGCCCTGGTCGAGATTCCTATCCAGGAGACATGTTCTTTGCTCATTCGAGCCTTTTAGAACGGGCTGGGCGCGTTGCTAGTAACGGCAAAACGTTGTCGTCGATTCCAGTCGTGTTGGTGCCAGGTGGCGACGCAACTGCTTACCTGCCAACCAACATTATGTCGATTACTGACGGACAGATTATTTTTGATTTGGATATTTTTAGGTCGGGAATAAAGCCAGCTGTGAACACTGGTTTAAGTGTGTCACGTGTTGGTGGCCTTGGTCAGACCAAAAACCACAAAACTTTGGCGACAGTTGCCCTAAAACGGCTTGCCGCCTATCACCAAGCTGCTGAATTTGCGCACTTTGGTTCTGAGTTGGCCTTGGAAGCCCAATCTGATCTAGAGATGGGTAAGCGAATAACCGAGTTGTTTACACAGGGCATTAACGACGCCTATAGCCTTATGGCACAAGAAATAATGCTGGATATTGTTTTAAACACCGATACAAAAACCCTGCTAGATATTAATGACCTCAAAAAATTGGCCAACGAAAAAGCATCGCAAGCAACTGATGAAGCGTCCTATAAAAAAATAATTGAAGAAATCTCTAAAGCAGTCGTGGTAGAGGTTAAAAAATGA